In Helicobacter mastomyrinus, a single genomic region encodes these proteins:
- a CDS encoding AIPR family protein: protein MLEKNIRYYKGLNAINKKIKETAESPIESQFFWFVNNGISLVCDSFAPPRGDTNGNKILKLKNPMIINGGQTTVALSNANIHDNTRILLKIYNLSDDEIIAKITEGTNSQNPINFRDLKSNNPIQKIIQDYFKDNGILLEIKGGEFEKTKGNQKMEIVKNDFLIQSYVAIYKDNPAEARSKMLALRRYFDETFNAKNKNIAPDFLGVMR from the coding sequence ATTTTAGAAAAGAATATTCGTTATTATAAGGGATTAAATGCTATTAATAAAAAAATCAAAGAAACTGCAGAATCTCCTATTGAAAGTCAATTTTTTTGGTTTGTAAATAATGGTATCTCTTTGGTTTGTGATAGTTTTGCTCCACCCAGAGGAGATACAAATGGAAATAAAATCTTAAAGTTAAAAAATCCTATGATAATTAATGGAGGACAAACTACCGTTGCTCTATCTAATGCGAATATACACGATAATACAAGGATTTTATTGAAGATTTATAATTTAAGTGATGATGAAATTATTGCAAAAATCACAGAAGGGACAAATAGTCAAAATCCTATCAATTTTAGAGACTTAAAATCTAATAATCCTATCCAAAAAATTATTCAAGATTATTTTAAGGATAATGGAATACTTTTAGAAATTAAGGGTGGTGAATTTGAAAAAACAAAAGGTAATCAAAAAATGGAGATTGTCAAAAATGATTTTCTTATTCAGTCATATGTAGCAATCTATAAAGATAATCCCGCAGAAGCTCGTTCTAAAATGTTGGCTCTTAGGCGTTATTTTGATGAGACTTTTAATGCAAAAAATAAGAATATTGCACCTGATTTTTTAGGAGTTATGAGATAA
- a CDS encoding glutamate-5-semialdehyde dehydrogenase: MIEMLESARAAARICAQLSDKERNSALYAMADAISKQSESICAANTKDMANAKDLPMSMQKRLELNAQKVAAMAKAVADVAGLPDVVGQAKRVWKTKADLEITQVSVPLGVIGVIYESRPNVTSDVASLCFKSGNVCVLKGGKEAYHSNMAIFRAMQEALTHCNLPKECICMIEDTSREGVVEFLKMDKYVDLLIPRGGEGLIQFVKTHSYIPIIKHDKGVCHTYIHKSASLEMAEKIVLNAKLSYPAACNACECVLLDRDLEEDFLGHLVQVLHKNNVRVMFENDMYVRDFGTEGDGLADFDREWGEAIVNLKVVAGIDEALEHISRYGSGHSECIVSENKAVCEKFLSNVDAACVYANASTRFSDGGEFGFGAEIGISTSKLHARGPMGIESLCSYKYCIQGNGQVR, from the coding sequence TTGATAGAGATGTTAGAATCCGCTAGAGCTGCCGCGAGAATCTGCGCTCAACTAAGCGATAAAGAGCGCAACAGCGCCCTTTACGCGATGGCAGATGCTATAAGCAAACAAAGCGAGTCAATATGCGCGGCAAATACAAAAGATATGGCAAATGCAAAGGATTTGCCTATGAGTATGCAAAAGCGATTAGAGTTAAATGCGCAAAAAGTCGCTGCTATGGCAAAAGCGGTGGCTGATGTGGCAGGATTGCCCGATGTGGTAGGGCAGGCAAAACGTGTGTGGAAAACTAAGGCAGATTTGGAGATTACACAAGTGAGTGTCCCACTGGGTGTGATTGGCGTGATTTATGAATCCCGCCCTAATGTTACAAGCGATGTGGCAAGTTTATGCTTTAAAAGTGGCAATGTTTGTGTGCTAAAGGGTGGCAAAGAGGCATATCATTCTAATATGGCGATTTTTCGCGCTATGCAAGAAGCCCTCACACATTGCAATCTCCCTAAAGAATGTATATGTATGATAGAGGATACTTCACGTGAGGGGGTTGTGGAATTTCTTAAAATGGATAAATATGTGGATTTGCTGATACCGCGAGGGGGTGAGGGGCTCATACAATTTGTCAAAACGCATTCATATATTCCTATTATTAAGCACGACAAGGGCGTGTGCCATACATATATACACAAGAGCGCGTCTTTAGAGATGGCTGAAAAGATTGTGCTAAATGCGAAGCTTAGCTACCCTGCGGCGTGCAATGCCTGTGAGTGTGTGCTGCTTGATAGGGATTTAGAGGAGGATTTTTTGGGGCATTTGGTGCAGGTGCTACATAAAAATAATGTGCGCGTGATGTTTGAAAATGATATGTATGTGCGTGATTTTGGGACAGAGGGCGATGGATTGGCGGATTTTGATAGAGAATGGGGAGAGGCGATAGTAAATCTCAAAGTGGTAGCGGGGATAGATGAGGCGTTGGAGCATATATCACGCTATGGCTCGGGGCATTCTGAATGTATAGTGAGTGAGAATAAGGCGGTGTGCGAGAAGTTTTTAAGCAATGTTGATGCGGCGTGTGTGTATGCCAATGCTTCTACGCGATTTAGCGATGGCGGGGAGTTTGGCTTTGGAGCGGAGATAGGCATCTCTACTTCTAAGCTTCACGCGCGTGGTCCTATGGGGATAGAATCTTTATGCAGCTATAAATATTGCATTCAAGGCAATGGACAAGTGCGGTAG